The following is a genomic window from Spirosoma foliorum.
CTACAATCGCATTATCGACGCTGCGGGAAAATCGGTCAGTTTTGGCGATGCCAGTGTCGAAAACCATAGTCTGGATGCTGTCTTGTTGCCCGATAAGAAAACGCTTGCCGTTGAAGATCGATACGGGGTCGCCTTTTTCGATATTAAGACTCAGCAACTTATTTCCCGCTGGGACTATCGAAAAGGATCGGATATCAAAGGCAGTATGAGTTCGTTCTCCGGCATCAAAGCCATTGTTCATCACGATTCGACTTATATATTCTGGGGAGCGGGTGGCCAGGGCAAACCCAATTCCTATGTCATGCAGGCTGTTTGGGATGGTAAAAATGCCCGGCTTATTCAGCGGATACCCTTTGAGGCCATCGCTCCGGCCACCATTGCGCTACCTAACGAAGTGGCGGTTAAAGAAGAAGCGGGCGAGCTATACTTATATACTGTGCTGAACGGTAATAACCAGTTCGTTAAAGTTCGGGTAAAAGACAGGCAAGTGATCTGGACAGCGCCGACGGGTGTAGCTCCCTTTGGCTTAACGCTCCTCGGCGAAAAGGCCTATATCACCAACTGGGCAGGTCCCGTTCCCGATGCAACCAATGGTTTTGAGACGGCTGGTGTGCCTTGGGGAAGTGCGTACATCGATCCGAAAACGGGCGCATTAGCCAAGGGTACCGTTTCGATCATCGATATAAAACAGGGTAAACCGGAAAAGGAATTAGCGGTTGGATTACACCCAAATGCGATCATTAGCAGTCCTGATCAACGATTCCTGTACGTAGCCAATGGCAACAGTGATTACGTATCAGTAATTGATGCACAGGCTCAACAAGTCACCGACTCTATTTTTGTGGGCTTATTCAACCGGGGCAATGGCTATATTGGCAGCACACCAAATGCGCTGGCCATTGCCCCCGATGGCACCACACTTTATGTAGCCAACGGCATGGACAATGCGCTTTGCGTGGTCAACCTGGGAAGTAAAGCGTCGACTAACGGAAAAGGCAATCCTGAAATAAAAGGCTATATCCCGACTCAGGCTTATCCATCAGGTATTGTATTGAATAACAATGAGCTTTACGTAACAAATCTGGAAGCCGTTGGACCCCGAATTGCCAATCCGGTCGAGCAAGGCAGCCAGGGTAAAAATCCAACCAAAAAAGAGCTAAAAGCCTACAATTCACACAAACAGCTGGCGTCTATTTCGTTTATCCCTGTTCCCGATGAAACGCAGCTGGCCGCGTTTACGGAAAAAGTTAAGCAACAGAGTCTCCAGTTTCGGTTGGCTTTAACCGAGCAAACTCCGCGACCGAATATAGCTCCCCGGCCTGTTCCTGAACGCATTGGAGAGCCTTCGGTCTTCAAACATGTTCTGTACATCATCAAAGAAAACCGTACGTATGATCAGGTTCTGGGCGATCAGCCTCAGGGCAACGGTATGCCAGATTTATGCATATTCGGAGATAGCATAACGCCCAACCAGCACCAGCTTACCCGCGACTATTTATTGCTTGACAATTACCACGTATCGGGAAAATCATCGGCGGAAGGTCATCACTGGGCCAGTGCAGCAATGGTGACTGATTATACTGAAAAAAGTGTACGAGCCTGGTTCAGAAGTTACCCGCACGTGTTATACGACGCATTGGTATACGATAAAAAAGGATTAATCTGGAACAACGCCCTCGATCATGGCAAAACCGTTCGGATGTATGGCGAGGCTTGTACGTGTCATTTCGATCAGAAACAATACGACTGGCGCAGCTTGTACCAGATGCGAAAAGAAAGCAAGCCTTTTTCGTATAGCAATACCACGACCATTTCGCGAGTACGGCCTATACTCGCGATGGATTTTCCGGGCTGCGACAATGAAACCATCAGCGACCAGATGCGGGCCGATGCGTTTATTAAGGAATTGAACGAGCTGAACGCTAACCCAAATGCCGACTTACCCAACCTTATGGTCATGTCGTTACCCAATGATCATACGGCTGGCACTAATCCTGCCTTTCCAGTACCCCGGGCGATGGTTGCCGACAATGATCTGGCCGTTGGTCGCATTGTCGATGCCATTACGCACAGCCGATTTGCGGCCTCAACGGTCATTTTTATTACGGAAGATGATTCGCAGGCGGGTTGGGATCATATATCAGCTTACCGAACCACAGGCTACATTGTCAGCCCCTACTCACGATTGCAGAAAACCGTACATACCAATTACAATCAGACGTCTATGGTTCGGACGATGGAGCAGATTTTGGGTCTGCCGCCAATGAATGCCATCGATGCAACGGCCCTGCCCATGTTCGACTGTTTTTCGGATAAACCTGATCTCTCCTTCAAATACAAAGTAGTACCCAATCGAGTGAATCTGGCAGAGATGAATCCATCGCCAACAGGTTTGAAAGGAACGTCGCTCCGTTTTGCCAATCTATCGATGCGACACGGTTTTCACTTCATTGATCGAGGGCACGATGACCTGCTCAATCGGATTTTATGGTTTACGGCCAAGGGCAAAAAACGCTACCCTGCTGAGTTAGCAGGTGCCGAAGAGGATGACGATGATGATTAATGTTTTTTTGACAGGATTTACAGGATAAAACAGGATTGGTAGTCAATAGAAATCCTGTTTTATCCTGTAAATCCTGTCGAAAAAAGTCATCTACGCAATCTTACCCGAGTTGACATAAAAATCAGATAGTAAAGCCAGAAACTCTTCTTTGCGTCGGCGCGACACTTCCACTTCGGCGTTATCGCTTAGCCAGACCTGCCCACCATCGCCTTTCACATATCGTTTGATGTGCTCCAGATTGACAATATTGGACTGGTGAACCCGGAAGAAATAATAGTTGTCCAGTATCTCTTCATACTCTTTCAATAGCCGGGATACCACAATGGGCTTACTACCAGCTAAGTGAAACTTGGTATATGACCCCAGCGATTCGCACTGGATAATGTCCGTCATTTGAACAAAGTGAATGCCTTCGGCTGTAGGCAGCGCAATGCGTTGGTTCGCGTTTTTGTTCCGTTCATTCAACCGAGCCTGACGGGGTTCATCAATGTAGTCCTTCAGAATCTTTACCTGCTGTGGATTGATACCTAACAACTGAGATTTATACTTCCCCACGGCCGCCTGAAGTTCGTCGGGATCAATGGGTTTCAGTAAATAATCAATCGCACTGAATCGAAAGGCCCGGATGGCATATTCCTGATAGGCTGTTGTAAAAATGACGCCAAAATCCGCCTTTTCGAACGCTGCCAATAAGTCGAAGCCCGTTTTTCCTGGCATTTGAATATCCAGAAAAACCAGATCCGGTTTTTCATGCTTAATAAGCTCTATACCCAAATCTACGTTTTTAGCCTCGCCAACCAATTCGACATCAGGGCATAAGAGTTGCAGCAGGTTTGATAACGCCTGACGAGCGTTGGTCTCGTCGTCGATAATGACAGCACGGAGTTTTTTCATGGGATCAGATTATAAACGTAGAAACCTACCGGTAGCCATTATAAGAGCGACCGTAGTTTGATATTTCGGAACCAGACGCTTGTGTTCCAATCCTGCAAACCAATCCGCCCACTGAATTTTCCTTTTCCGACAGGGGCGTCTTTGAGCTTGCTTCCCGACATACGCTGTTTCCAATCTGCACTCGTCAAATCGTGTTCCTGAACGGTAAAGCCGTTGATAGTAACAATCAGCTTATTCTTTTTCAGACTTACGCTTACCTGGTTCCAGCTTCCAAGCGGTTTTGGCTCCTGCATACGAACATCGGCAAGTCCAAATAGATCGCCGGAGCTGTGCGGGTGGGCCGACTCCTTTTGATAGAGTGCATCGTCTCCTACCTGCACCTCAAGACCTGTATCATAAATCTTTTTGTTCTTAGCCTCTTCCTGCACGAAGAGAAAGAATCCGCTATTGGTATACTTTTCGATTTTGAATTCGGCCTTAAACTCAAAATCACCCGAAATAACGGCATCAGTCACTAAATCGCCTGCGTCGCGAGGGGAGGTCGCTGTTTGAGGAACATCCAGATGCAGTACGCCCTGTTCTACTTTCCAGGTTCCGGGAACATCTTTGCCATTGTAGCGATGCCAGCCTTTCAGATCGCGCCCATCAAAGAGCAATTTCCAGCCTTCTTTCTTTTCCTGAGCCGACAACGTATTGAGCGGCTGCGCCTGTACAAATGAGCAAGCCAGATAGGTAACTAAACTAAAAGCTGCAATTTTAGCGAACATCCGTAGTTGAATTTAGAGTACTATAAAACATGAAAACTGCGTAAATCAGACAGTATTCAGCAAAGCGCTATTCCGAACATAGTTACTATGCAGGCATACCACAACTACGTAAAAATAATACTCCCCTGAAATGGCTTTTTAATGGCAATTTTTCAACAGCTAGCCTAAGTGGTTTCTCCTGAATCCGGGATTACAGCAGTCAACAGGGCGCTTAGTAACTATTCAAAAAGACCAGCGCAAACAGGATAATTAGGGCAATAACAATCAACGCAATCCAGTCGAAGCCCTTTTCCACGAACTTGAAAAAACCTTCAGAAAATGACTTCGCTTTACTTTTCTTCATGAATCAATTATCCTTTTCATAGAGCTTACTAAATACTAGTAAAAATGGATCAGCCATCTGAATTAGAGGCAATCAACTGATACCTGGCGGGAAATGGGTAGAAAACGGTAGAATTGGCTTGATATATGGTTGATTTAAACGTGTCGCTGATTGTTATGAAACGACTTATCTATTTCCTTGCCTTACTCAGTACGAATACTGTTTTTGCTCAATCACCACCCCGGCTCATTGTTCGTGGCGACGATATGGGCTATGCTCAGGGAGGGAATGAAGCGCTTGTAAAGTGCTATAAAGAAGGCATTGAAACGTCTATTGAGGTTCTTGTTCCATCGCCCTGGTTTCCGGAAGCCGTTAGTTTACTGGCCGAAAACTCATCGGTTGACGTAGGGATTCACCTGACACTCAGCAGCGAATGGGATAATATCAAATGGCGGCCCGTATCCGACTGCCCTAGCCTGAAGGATGCCGATGGCTATTTTTATCCGATGATTTTCCCTAACAAAAACTACCCCAAGCGATCCGTTGTCGAGAATAACTGGCAGTTGGCTGATGTCGAAAAAGAGTTTCGGGCGCAAATCGAGCTGGGATTGAAAAAAATACCCCGTCTTAGCCATATTTCGGGCCACATGGGCTGCACGAGCATGGGCGACGATGTAAAAGCGTTGGTCAAGAAGCTGGCGAAAGAATACAAACTCGACATTATGCCCAACGAATTAGGGGTCCTGAATGTAAGTTATGTGGGTGCGCACGCTACTTCGGAGGAGAAAATCGCCAGCTTCACGAAGATGCTCGAAAGCCTGGAATCAGGAAAAACGTACCTGTTTGTCGATCACCCCGGCCTCAATACACCCGAACTTCGCGCCATTCATCACATCGGCTACGAGCAGGTCGCCATCGACCGCCAGGGCGTAACCGATTGCTGGACAAATCCGAAAGTAAAGGCGTTCATCAAAACAAAGGGCATTCAGCTGATTAGCTATAAAGACCTAATAAAATGAGTGAATGATAGAATGATTGAGTGAGTGAATAGCTTCGTATGCCTTTATCAATTCAATCATTCACTCATTCACTCATTCAAAATTACGCTACGCCCACACCTTCGTGCCTTCGGTGCAGTTTCGGCACATTTCTATTTCGGAGCGAGAGCGGAATAAGGTTTCACGAAAGTCCTGATAAGCTGGGCCATGCCAGAGATCGGCGAAGGATTCCGTTTGTAAATCCCCGAGTCGATGATGAGCATCTTTGTCGAAGCAACAGGGCACCACCAGTCCATCCCAAGTAATGACGCAGGAGTGCCACATTTTCCAGCAATGATCGCCGAAACCGTTTTTGATTCGATAGGTCCCGTCCGTTTGGGGTGCATAACGGCTGTATTGATCCATCGTCGGAATCAGATCGGAACCTTGTTCGTAGTCGTAAATCTGGGCGGTTTTCAACCCCACTTCATCCACGCCTAATTCGCGAGCCAATTTTTTCACTTCGGCAATCTGGTGCTCGTTGGGTTTCACAACCAGAAACTGAAAGACAACGTGGGGAGTCCGGGATTTTAGTTCTTTTTTCCAGCGCAGAATATTCTTCGTGCCTTCAAGTACCTTCTCAAGCTTCCCTCCCACCCGATACTGTTGATACACTTCTTGGGTTGTGCCATCAATCGAAATAATCAACCGATCCAGGCCAGACTCTACTGTTTTTCGAGCGTTGGCATCGGTGAGGTAATGCGCGTTTGTACTTGTGGCCGTATAGATATTACGCTCAGTAGCATAACGAACTAATTCCAGAAATTGGGGATGCAAATAGGGTTCACCCTGAAAGTAAAAGATCAGATACAATAATGTATCGTGGAGTTCGTCGATCGTTCGCTTGTAAAGATCTTCACCCAACATACCGGTCGGGCGAGTGAATGACCGAAGACCACTTGGGCATTCAGGGCAACGCAGGTTACAACTCGTGGTTGGTTCGAACGAGATCGACATCGGTAATCCACGTTGCACCGGTCGGCCCGTCTGTTTCCCAACATAATAGCTCGACAGCACCTTAAGCGCGTTGGCTATCCGTTTGGGCGTCAGTTTAGAAGCGAAATTAAGGCCGTCGAGTAAGTTGCGATTCATCGTGTAGATTTGGCAGATCTATATAGTATTATTTCTGCTTGACCGTAAAAAAGTCTTTTGCATCAATCGTATATAAACCACTTAGCGTCGTAGCGAAAACTTTGTTGTTAAACGCGACGACACCCGTTATCTGACTAAACTCCAAACCCTCGTTCGTTAATTCCCGAATATTCGAAAACGTTTCAGCACCTTCATCTATCCAGAAAAGCTGAGATAGACCATAAGCAATTAAACTCCCATTTACCACGGCAAATTTGAAATTATCCAGACCAAGATAGCCTAGTCGTCGCCAGGAGAATCCCCCATCATCTGATCGTACCAAGTCGCCATTGTAACAAAGGCCATAAAGATGGCTCTTATAGAAAAAATAAGTATAAGGCGGACTTATAGTAATTGGCACTTTCTGAGTGCGCCCTGTTTTGGCATCAATAGCATACAAATAAACATTACCTGTTAAAAAAGACTCGTTTGGCGTAATAATGAAATAATCTTTTACAGCTATGCTGCCAGTAAAACCAACCTGAACAGCAGAGTCAGTACGATAGACATTACTGTAGCCAGTTCGATAAGCGAAGTAGGGGCTTTTCTCCTGCTTATTCATGACCACTGTCCGCGTAGCTGTATTTACGGTCTGGTTCTGAGGATTGGTAACTGCATACAGTAATGTTTTTGTTGACTCATTGTAGGCGCCAAAGGCAGCTCCGGAAAAGACACTCACCTGACCATTAGGAATCCCAGTCTCTCTAGGGACATAAATAAAACCTCCTCCGTTATAATCGGAATAATTGTCTGTGGAATCACGCGTACCAAATACATCTGTAATAGCTATTGAATTTCGCTCGTTCGGCAATCCTGCATACAAGGTATTACTGAGTAATGGCGAATAGAGTGAATTCGAGAAAAAGCCCCCAAACGATAAAAGTGTTCCACCACCACCACTGCTGTATTGAATAAATGACGTATCGCCCGCATCCATCTGGAAGAACCCAGCTGTATGAGCAACAATCAGCCGTTTATCGGTAGCGTGTGCACCCAATAGAATTTTATTAATCAGAAAAATATCACTCCTGAGTTTCCAGGTCGGACGTGGTACCACTAGTTCTTCAGTCTGTTTATGACAGGCTATGGCGAAGATTCCCAGACTGATGAAAATAAGTAAATGAAATTTCATAACGGGTAAGATTGGGCGGATATTAAAAGCTATTTTCACATCTGATCGTCAGTATCAAAAACAGGGGTTCCAACCTATGCTAGCTTATATATCTCTATGTTAGCTTATATATCCGACATCCACCTTCCTCAAAAACTACCTCACCCTTTGGCAAATTTGCCATTGTTTTGGGCAGAGTGCCGGTCATACTAGCCGCGAAAACGTATTCGGGGGAATTTTCATGGGTCCAGGCAATGTAACTTTCCGCACCAGGGGCTACCAACCAGGTTGTCTCTTTACCTACAATAGTTGGCCAGATACTTTCGGCAAATTCACGCATACGCAGGATGGCAGCAAACTGATCGGCATTTTGTCCCCAGGTAAATGGACCGTGCGTCACTTTATCGGGCAGCCGGTCGTCTTCGATCCAGAAAACGTAAAGCTTGCTATATTCTTCGTTGGCGCCACGCTGTTCGTGCAAATTCCGAACCTCAAATCCCAGGCTAACATAACTGGGCATATCGGTCAGGAATAAGGCGGTAAAATACCGGAACAGGTTGCCCGTTCGGTAAAACTCATCAAAGCGCGGGTCATCTTTATCAGCCGTGATGACGGTAAAGTTTGGGGCAAACCGTCGCGTTTTCAGGTGCGTATAATAGTCGGCCAGTTGAGCCTTAAATAAATCAGACCCGACCACCATCGCCTGCAAATCGCCTAGTGTCGAATCAGCTTCGATCGCATCAAGATGGTCGAGTTCGTTGCCATAACCCATGGTATCGGGTGGTGCCAGAAACGTTTCAGCAAAAAAGCCATAATAAGGTGCTCCGTTAGCCTGAACGTATTTTTTGATCGCCCGCAACGGATCATAATAGTCGCCAATCTGCGCCGGAACACCCGCTGGCTGCATCTGCACATGCGCCATATCCCCTCGCATGAAATCGAAGTTGTACATGCGCTGGCATTCGTGGACTTTACGAGCTATGTATTGCCAGGCGGGCAGGTTCGGCTGGTTAAAATCAAGCTCCCAATTTTGGTTGTTGTCTTTCGATTCGTAGAATCGATATCGGGCTAGCGGACCAAATACCCGCGACATGGCTTCGGGTTTGTCGAAGGCGTACTCGTACCAAATTTGCCCTGCATCGTCAATGGTGAATGTGGTGGCATCAATGTGCAGGCCCCGATACGGAGGAGCCATCGTCATCGGTAGTGTTTCGAACCCCTGCTCTACCAGATAACGAATCAACGCTATCCGCCGGCTCAACCGACCACCATAATCATGCGGGTTACCGAATAAAATACGGAACCGCTGATCATCGGTCAGAATGGCGATATCAGTCGAGAAGAAAACGTCTTTGGGAAAGGTCAGCGGGGTGCCATCGGCTGCTCCCCGAAACCTCAGAAATTGCCAGATAACATCCTCTACGTACTTATAAACGAAACTGGAATAATCGGCCAGCTCGGTTGGTTTTCCCGACTTCACATCGCGTTGTACCCACTCAAACAGGCTTGGGCAGGCCAACACCATTTCGGAGAACCGGTCGGTATGCGGAATAACATCCATACCTACGGTACGGCCCATCGCGTGAAGCAGGTTCGTAACGACCTTCAGTTGCTTTTCGACCGTGTCGAGTGCGGGCACAAAACTGGCTAACGCCACGTCGAAAAACTCCGGGTTAATTTGCCAGCTAACCATGCCATACAGGCTCCCCACTACGCCCGGCTCCCAAATAGGCAACAAATGAATACTATCGTGGCTGGCTGGCAAGGTCAGCACATAATTGATAATATTCCAGAACGACCCAATAGTACGGACGTTTACACCAACCATATTACTCCGCTTGAGCCACGAGCCATCGGAATAAATGGCGGCCGGACTGTCAATGGTTTCGGCCGGATTCAACGCCCGACGAAGCGTGTCATTGCCTAATCGTTTATGCAGAATTTCGAGTGTCTGATAAACCGAAAAATTCATGGCCGTTTGCGGCAATAAATTCGGAATGAACGACAAACGCCCGGACTGATAGGCATCTGTATACCTACCATTGAATTGACTCCAGTCGACTTGTAAGTTGGGGATAGAGTTCGGCATAGGGCAAATGTAAACCAGTTTTCGTAAAACCAAAACGCGCCTTATTCTTCCTTTCGATATAGGCAGCTAATAGGTTCTGAGCACCTTCAGGCGATGGTTTTTATTGATCCGAATGTGTGGATTGCTAATAAGATGAAAAATTATGCCACTTAGTATCAATGAGCCAACAACGGGTAGTGTATTGGCATAAAAGCCCCGGTTATTGACAACATCGGCCAGTAAATAGACACCACCTGCAATTGGAAAGAGAGTACCAGCTGCGGTTACGAATGGAATCCGACGATGGAGCATAACCGTTTTTATTTCATTGAATTGGAAGGTTACGGGTTCATCGCGATTCATCACTTCGTTGGCCATCAGAATGCTGAACGTGCTATCCGTAACGTCGTAAAGCTCTTCATTATATTTTTCGCCACGAGCTTTAAAATGCAGGTCATCGCCAATAAAATAACGGTATCGGTGGAAGCCACCCAGCGTATGATTTACGTCGAGAGCCAGATAGCGGGAAGGGCGAAGCAGAGCGGTATACGAAGGGCCTTTTCGTTGCAGAAGCTGTTCCGTTGTGAGCGTGTCCTGGGGTTGCGCATAGGCAACAGAAACAATGAACAGAAAAGCCAGAATCAGGTAGGAGCGAATGATCATAGCGTTAACTAAACAAATCAGGTGGTTTTGGTAATAAAGCCAAAACTACCTGATTTGTTTCTTAAAAAGATGTTAAGTTGATTAGAGAGTTAATGAATATACGTGGCGTCGGTTTTGAGAAACCTTCCTGTGCCAGCTGCTTACAGCTGGCACCACAAAAAATTATTCATTTTTCTTCTACTCACTCAGCACTCGCCCTTTGGGATATTTAATTTCGTAGCGGAATGTAAGCGCACGGCTCTCGCCGGGTTGAAGGATTAGGCGGTAGGTTAATTTGCCCGTTTCCGAATTTAGCCCAGCTCCACCGGCATCGGTAAGAGACACTTCAATTCGGCTATCGGT
Proteins encoded in this region:
- a CDS encoding 3-keto-disaccharide hydrolase, with protein sequence MFAKIAAFSLVTYLACSFVQAQPLNTLSAQEKKEGWKLLFDGRDLKGWHRYNGKDVPGTWKVEQGVLHLDVPQTATSPRDAGDLVTDAVISGDFEFKAEFKIEKYTNSGFFLFVQEEAKNKKIYDTGLEVQVGDDALYQKESAHPHSSGDLFGLADVRMQEPKPLGSWNQVSVSLKKNKLIVTINGFTVQEHDLTSADWKQRMSGSKLKDAPVGKGKFSGRIGLQDWNTSVWFRNIKLRSLL
- a CDS encoding SPASM domain-containing protein translates to MNRNLLDGLNFASKLTPKRIANALKVLSSYYVGKQTGRPVQRGLPMSISFEPTTSCNLRCPECPSGLRSFTRPTGMLGEDLYKRTIDELHDTLLYLIFYFQGEPYLHPQFLELVRYATERNIYTATSTNAHYLTDANARKTVESGLDRLIISIDGTTQEVYQQYRVGGKLEKVLEGTKNILRWKKELKSRTPHVVFQFLVVKPNEHQIAEVKKLARELGVDEVGLKTAQIYDYEQGSDLIPTMDQYSRYAPQTDGTYRIKNGFGDHCWKMWHSCVITWDGLVVPCCFDKDAHHRLGDLQTESFADLWHGPAYQDFRETLFRSRSEIEMCRNCTEGTKVWA
- a CDS encoding alkaline phosphatase family protein, giving the protein MKIQFSTIACGLSFLVSAFFLEGCHRFSPTTSITSTSTGYKTSSDDSTLYNPNSPFIMPYNRIIDAAGKSVSFGDASVENHSLDAVLLPDKKTLAVEDRYGVAFFDIKTQQLISRWDYRKGSDIKGSMSSFSGIKAIVHHDSTYIFWGAGGQGKPNSYVMQAVWDGKNARLIQRIPFEAIAPATIALPNEVAVKEEAGELYLYTVLNGNNQFVKVRVKDRQVIWTAPTGVAPFGLTLLGEKAYITNWAGPVPDATNGFETAGVPWGSAYIDPKTGALAKGTVSIIDIKQGKPEKELAVGLHPNAIISSPDQRFLYVANGNSDYVSVIDAQAQQVTDSIFVGLFNRGNGYIGSTPNALAIAPDGTTLYVANGMDNALCVVNLGSKASTNGKGNPEIKGYIPTQAYPSGIVLNNNELYVTNLEAVGPRIANPVEQGSQGKNPTKKELKAYNSHKQLASISFIPVPDETQLAAFTEKVKQQSLQFRLALTEQTPRPNIAPRPVPERIGEPSVFKHVLYIIKENRTYDQVLGDQPQGNGMPDLCIFGDSITPNQHQLTRDYLLLDNYHVSGKSSAEGHHWASAAMVTDYTEKSVRAWFRSYPHVLYDALVYDKKGLIWNNALDHGKTVRMYGEACTCHFDQKQYDWRSLYQMRKESKPFSYSNTTTISRVRPILAMDFPGCDNETISDQMRADAFIKELNELNANPNADLPNLMVMSLPNDHTAGTNPAFPVPRAMVADNDLAVGRIVDAITHSRFAASTVIFITEDDSQAGWDHISAYRTTGYIVSPYSRLQKTVHTNYNQTSMVRTMEQILGLPPMNAIDATALPMFDCFSDKPDLSFKYKVVPNRVNLAEMNPSPTGLKGTSLRFANLSMRHGFHFIDRGHDDLLNRILWFTAKGKKRYPAELAGAEEDDDDD
- a CDS encoding LytR/AlgR family response regulator transcription factor, coding for MKKLRAVIIDDETNARQALSNLLQLLCPDVELVGEAKNVDLGIELIKHEKPDLVFLDIQMPGKTGFDLLAAFEKADFGVIFTTAYQEYAIRAFRFSAIDYLLKPIDPDELQAAVGKYKSQLLGINPQQVKILKDYIDEPRQARLNERNKNANQRIALPTAEGIHFVQMTDIIQCESLGSYTKFHLAGSKPIVVSRLLKEYEEILDNYYFFRVHQSNIVNLEHIKRYVKGDGGQVWLSDNAEVEVSRRRKEEFLALLSDFYVNSGKIA
- a CDS encoding polysaccharide deacetylase family protein is translated as MKRLIYFLALLSTNTVFAQSPPRLIVRGDDMGYAQGGNEALVKCYKEGIETSIEVLVPSPWFPEAVSLLAENSSVDVGIHLTLSSEWDNIKWRPVSDCPSLKDADGYFYPMIFPNKNYPKRSVVENNWQLADVEKEFRAQIELGLKKIPRLSHISGHMGCTSMGDDVKALVKKLAKEYKLDIMPNELGVLNVSYVGAHATSEEKIASFTKMLESLESGKTYLFVDHPGLNTPELRAIHHIGYEQVAIDRQGVTDCWTNPKVKAFIKTKGIQLISYKDLIK